The Halomicronema hongdechloris C2206 genome includes a window with the following:
- the psbV gene encoding photosystem II cytochrome c-550, with protein MTDTLKDRILQRFFAAVGLLSVLGLLFVGGSVLAVEISESARTVPLDETGNMITLTEQQYVNGQNEFRKTCASCHVDGITKTNPDINLGSEALALATPPRDNLQGIVDYLRHPTTYDGMDSLEELHPSVTRPDLFPNMKNLTEEDLVDISGYILSQPNILGYRWASGKPGR; from the coding sequence ATGACTGACACTTTAAAGGACCGTATTCTACAACGATTTTTTGCTGCTGTCGGGCTGCTGTCGGTACTAGGACTCTTGTTTGTTGGGGGATCAGTGCTAGCTGTTGAAATTAGCGAATCTGCTCGCACAGTACCATTAGACGAAACCGGCAACATGATCACATTGACTGAGCAGCAATATGTCAATGGTCAGAATGAATTTAGAAAAACCTGTGCTTCCTGCCATGTCGATGGCATCACCAAAACCAATCCGGATATCAACTTGGGGTCTGAAGCGTTGGCCCTAGCCACTCCACCTCGAGATAATTTGCAGGGAATCGTTGATTACCTACGTCACCCTACGACCTATGATGGCATGGACTCCCTAGAGGAGCTTCATCCATCTGTCACCAGACCTGATCTGTTCCCGAACATGAAAAATCTCACCGAGGAGGATCTAGTTGACATATCTGGATATATCTTGTCACAGCCTAATATCCTGGGTTACCGTTGGGCTTCTGGCAAGCCAGGACGATAA
- the apcD gene encoding allophycocyanin subunit alpha-B has protein sequence MSLITELILNADSEARYPAPKEIRIFQDFLKTGERRIRIAKTLAENEQRIVQNGSARFWERCPNTPSNSGNERKTASCQRDQGWYVRLIAYSILAGSERPLEEIGTFGIKEMYNNLEIPIRNIAECMRCLKEEAMSLMSEEDGAEVAPYFDLIINSLS, from the coding sequence ATGAGCCTGATTACGGAACTCATCCTCAACGCAGATAGTGAAGCTCGCTATCCTGCTCCGAAGGAAATTCGCATCTTCCAAGACTTCTTAAAAACTGGAGAGAGACGTATTCGTATCGCCAAGACCTTGGCTGAGAATGAGCAGCGAATCGTTCAAAACGGTAGTGCTAGATTCTGGGAGCGATGCCCCAATACCCCTAGCAATAGTGGCAATGAACGTAAGACCGCTTCCTGCCAGCGGGACCAAGGATGGTACGTTCGCCTGATCGCCTATTCAATCTTGGCTGGTAGCGAGAGACCCTTGGAGGAGATTGGTACCTTTGGTATCAAGGAAATGTACAACAACTTAGAGATTCCCATCCGAAATATTGCTGAGTGCATGCGCTGCCTTAAGGAAGAAGCCATGTCTCTCATGAGTGAAGAGGACGGAGCCGAAGTAGCCCCCTACTTTGATCTCATCATTAATTCTCTATCTTAG
- a CDS encoding globin family protein, whose translation MQDAITTLINSSDMQGKYLDDASLENLQNYFRSGELRAKAAMTISANAATIVTRTTAKALLYTDITAPGGNMYTCRRYAACVRDMDYFLRYATYAMLAGDPSILDERVLNGLRETYNSLGVPVGATVRAVQSMKEVTTELIGSEAGKEMGVYFDHICTGLS comes from the coding sequence ATGCAAGACGCAATCACTACCTTGATCAATTCCTCTGATATGCAAGGTAAGTATCTAGACGATGCCTCTTTAGAAAACCTGCAAAATTACTTCCGTAGTGGAGAACTGCGAGCTAAGGCAGCGATGACTATCAGCGCTAATGCTGCCACTATTGTCACCCGGACTACTGCTAAAGCCTTGCTATATACGGACATTACTGCCCCTGGCGGCAATATGTATACCTGTCGTCGGTATGCCGCTTGTGTTCGTGACATGGACTATTTCTTGCGCTATGCCACCTACGCCATGCTGGCTGGTGATCCCTCCATCCTGGATGAGCGGGTACTGAATGGATTACGCGAAACCTACAACTCCCTGGGAGTACCAGTTGGTGCTACGGTGCGAGCCGTTCAGTCTATGAAAGAAGTCACCACCGAACTCATTGGATCTGAAGCGGGTAAGGAAATGGGTGTTTACTTCGATCATATTTGCACCGGCCTAAGCTAA
- a CDS encoding photosynthetic reaction center family protein: protein MIPQLGRAVVLDHPDHLEESTSTANSSKTISRRGQIHPWERFCRWVTSTENRIYVGWFGVLMVPTLATAAIVFVLAFLAAPAVDIDGTGRLVSGALNHGNNLITGAVVPTSAAIGLHFYPIWEAASLQEWLTNGGPYQLIVLHFLIGIICYQDREWELSYRLGMRPWISLAFTAPVAAATSVLLIYPVGQGSFSAGMPLGISGTFTFMLQFQADHNILANPFHQLGVIGVFGGALFCAAHGSLVTSALFRRGPSRTSGWVKPAWARESEGTYSFEHIQVNQQKLFWRGMSFRSSRSLHFCLAAFPVAGIWSAALGVDMAAFGFDPSSGANSYLQQTTVPTWIDLVTQVNLGIQAIEDQPTAQQFPLVLGEEPEEDNALLNDSLLNP, encoded by the coding sequence ATGATTCCACAGCTTGGCAGAGCAGTTGTTCTAGATCATCCTGATCACCTTGAAGAATCTACAAGCACTGCCAATTCATCCAAGACTATTTCAAGACGGGGGCAGATCCATCCATGGGAACGCTTTTGTCGATGGGTCACAAGCACTGAGAATCGTATTTATGTTGGCTGGTTTGGGGTACTCATGGTTCCCACTCTTGCTACGGCAGCGATTGTCTTTGTGCTAGCGTTCCTAGCTGCCCCAGCGGTCGACATCGACGGTACAGGACGATTAGTTTCGGGTGCCCTAAACCACGGTAATAATCTCATTACTGGGGCGGTGGTACCTACATCAGCCGCTATTGGTCTGCACTTCTATCCGATTTGGGAGGCAGCCTCACTACAGGAATGGCTGACAAACGGCGGTCCCTATCAGCTGATAGTGCTCCATTTTTTAATCGGCATTATCTGCTATCAAGATCGGGAATGGGAATTAAGCTACCGCCTCGGTATGCGGCCCTGGATTTCCCTAGCGTTTACAGCTCCTGTAGCAGCAGCGACATCAGTATTGCTGATATATCCCGTTGGTCAGGGGAGTTTTTCCGCTGGTATGCCCTTAGGCATCTCAGGCACCTTCACGTTTATGCTTCAGTTTCAAGCTGATCACAATATTCTGGCTAACCCATTCCATCAGCTTGGGGTGATTGGAGTATTTGGCGGGGCATTATTCTGTGCTGCCCATGGATCGTTAGTGACCTCGGCATTATTCAGGCGTGGTCCTAGTCGTACTTCAGGCTGGGTTAAACCAGCGTGGGCCAGGGAAAGTGAGGGTACCTATAGCTTTGAGCATATCCAGGTAAACCAACAAAAGTTATTCTGGCGTGGCATGAGTTTTAGAAGCTCACGATCACTGCATTTTTGTCTAGCTGCCTTTCCAGTAGCGGGGATTTGGTCAGCAGCCTTGGGCGTTGATATGGCTGCCTTTGGGTTCGATCCGTCATCTGGGGCGAACAGCTACCTTCAGCAGACTACCGTGCCCACCTGGATTGACTTGGTAACCCAGGTAAATTTGGGAATTCAGGCTATTGAGGATCAGCCTACAGCTCAACAATTTCCTCTAGTTCTCGGGGAAGAGCCTGAGGAAGATAATGCCTTACTAAATGATTCCTTACTGAACCCCTAA
- the psaA gene encoding photosystem I core protein PsaA, with product MTTSPPEQRQRVRVEVDQNPNPTSFEKWAKPGHFERSLARGPKTTTWIWDLHADAHDFDSHTTDLEDISRKIFSAHFGHLAVIFLWLSGMYFHGARFSNFSSWMTDPIHIKPSAQVVWPIFGQEILNADMGDGFRGIQITSGLFQMWRGEGFTHEFQLFWTAIGALVMAALMMFAGWFHYHVRAPKLDWFRNWESMMNHHLAGLLGLGSLGWAGHLIHVALPTNKLLDAGVPLEDIPLPHEFILNKSLMVDLYPSFAEGVKPFFTLNWSAYADFLTFKGGLNPVTGGLWMTDIAHHHVAIAVLFIIAGHFYRTNWGIGHSFRELLDDARTPKMLPIFNFIGPVGHRGLDKIFETSWHANLAIHLVQFGTASLLVAHHMYAMPPYPYLATDYATVTSLFTHHVWIAGFCIVGGAAHAAIFLVRDYNPADHVNNVLDRTLRHRDTVVSHLAWVCQFLGFHSFAMYCHNDTMRAFGRPQDMFSDTGIQLQPIFAQWVQQIQTMAVGANLQAAEPLGNVFGGLRNIDLAGVGVTAPGLGGPVSHAFGGGVVAIGDKIAMMPIQLGTADFLIHHIHAFTIHVTVLVLLKGVLFSRNSRLIPDKGELGFRFPCDGPGRGGTCQVSAWDHVFLGLFWMYNSLSIVIFHFFWKMQSDVWGTVGADGTISHITGGNFAQASITNNGWLRDFLWAQASQVIGSYGSALSAYGLFFLAGHFIFGFSLMFLFSGRGYWQELIESIVWAHNKLKITTAIQPRALSITQGRAVGVAHYLLGGIVTTWAFFLARMAAIG from the coding sequence ATGACCACAAGCCCTCCAGAGCAGAGGCAACGGGTTAGGGTTGAGGTTGATCAAAACCCTAACCCAACCTCCTTTGAAAAATGGGCAAAGCCAGGGCACTTTGAACGCAGTCTGGCTCGGGGACCTAAGACAACCACCTGGATTTGGGATCTCCATGCTGATGCCCATGACTTTGATTCACATACCACCGATTTAGAAGACATTTCTCGTAAGATTTTCTCAGCTCATTTTGGTCACCTAGCCGTGATCTTTCTGTGGCTGAGCGGCATGTATTTTCATGGCGCCCGATTTTCCAATTTCTCATCGTGGATGACTGACCCCATCCACATTAAGCCCAGTGCTCAGGTAGTTTGGCCAATCTTTGGTCAAGAGATTCTCAATGCCGATATGGGCGATGGCTTCCGAGGGATTCAAATTACCTCAGGGCTGTTCCAGATGTGGCGAGGGGAAGGGTTTACCCATGAGTTCCAGCTCTTCTGGACAGCTATTGGTGCCTTGGTAATGGCAGCCCTCATGATGTTTGCAGGCTGGTTTCATTACCATGTGCGTGCTCCCAAACTGGATTGGTTCCGCAACTGGGAGTCGATGATGAATCACCATCTGGCTGGTCTGTTAGGGCTAGGCAGCTTGGGGTGGGCTGGTCACTTGATTCATGTGGCTCTGCCTACTAATAAGCTGCTAGATGCTGGGGTTCCCCTAGAAGATATTCCCTTACCCCACGAGTTCATCTTGAATAAGAGCTTGATGGTGGATCTTTACCCCAGCTTTGCTGAGGGCGTGAAACCCTTTTTCACTCTCAATTGGTCAGCCTATGCTGATTTCTTGACCTTTAAGGGTGGGCTAAACCCTGTCACCGGTGGCCTCTGGATGACTGATATTGCTCATCATCATGTGGCCATTGCTGTGCTCTTTATCATTGCAGGTCACTTTTACCGTACTAACTGGGGCATTGGCCACAGTTTTAGGGAGCTACTAGATGATGCTAGAACTCCTAAAATGCTGCCCATTTTCAACTTTATTGGGCCAGTAGGTCACCGAGGGCTCGATAAGATTTTCGAGACCTCTTGGCACGCCAATCTAGCAATTCACTTGGTTCAATTCGGGACGGCGAGTTTATTAGTGGCCCATCATATGTATGCGATGCCACCCTATCCGTATTTGGCCACGGACTATGCCACGGTCACCTCGCTGTTTACTCACCATGTCTGGATTGCAGGGTTCTGCATTGTCGGTGGGGCAGCCCATGCCGCCATCTTTTTGGTCCGGGATTACAATCCGGCCGACCATGTCAACAATGTGCTGGATCGAACCCTGCGGCATCGAGATACGGTTGTTTCCCATTTGGCCTGGGTCTGCCAATTCTTGGGCTTCCACAGTTTCGCCATGTACTGTCATAACGACACCATGCGAGCCTTTGGTCGCCCCCAGGATATGTTTTCTGACACCGGCATTCAGCTGCAGCCCATCTTTGCCCAATGGGTACAGCAGATTCAAACCATGGCAGTGGGAGCCAATTTACAGGCTGCCGAACCCCTAGGCAACGTGTTTGGTGGGCTGCGCAATATTGACTTAGCAGGGGTCGGGGTAACCGCCCCCGGGCTCGGCGGTCCCGTGAGCCATGCCTTTGGCGGTGGTGTGGTGGCCATTGGCGACAAAATTGCCATGATGCCTATTCAGTTGGGTACGGCTGATTTCTTAATCCACCACATTCACGCGTTCACCATTCATGTGACGGTGTTAGTGCTCCTGAAGGGAGTGCTGTTCTCCCGCAATTCGCGGTTGATTCCTGATAAGGGTGAGTTAGGTTTTCGCTTCCCTTGCGATGGGCCAGGACGGGGGGGTACCTGTCAAGTATCTGCTTGGGATCATGTTTTCCTAGGCTTGTTCTGGATGTACAACTCCTTGTCGATTGTGATTTTCCACTTCTTCTGGAAAATGCAATCAGATGTGTGGGGTACGGTGGGTGCCGATGGCACAATCTCCCACATTACAGGTGGGAACTTTGCCCAGGCGTCAATCACCAATAATGGCTGGCTGAGAGATTTTCTCTGGGCCCAGGCTTCCCAGGTCATTGGCTCCTATGGTTCAGCCCTCTCGGCCTATGGTCTCTTCTTCCTGGCAGGGCACTTCATCTTTGGCTTCAGTCTGATGTTCCTCTTTAGCGGTCGCGGCTATTGGCAGGAACTGATCGAGTCTATTGTGTGGGCTCATAACAAGCTGAAAATTACGACGGCTATTCAGCCCCGTGCCCTTAGCATCACCCAAGGCCGTGCCGTTGGTGTTGCCCACTATCTACTCGGAGGTATTGTCACCACTTGGGCCTTTTTCCTGGCCCGTATGGCTGCGATTGGATGA
- the psbO gene encoding photosystem II manganese-stabilizing polypeptide, which yields MALALCLGLLTACSGGASATSDSLSYEQIKGSGLANLCPQVADSRRDAIAITPNQSYTIRAMCLQPTAFLVKPEPLVKGKETKFVQTKPLTRASYTIDQVSGTLTADKDGRLKMVEQSGFDFQPVTVQLPDGERVPLLFSIKGLVAQSPSEEINPSTNFTGAFDVPAYRTAGFLDPKGRGVSLGYDSAVGLPPQADADEFRKQNQKVFDVAKGDLSLQVKQVDAGTGEISGVFESIQPSDSDFGSREPLDVKIQGVFYARLEPEAT from the coding sequence ATGGCCCTAGCTCTATGTTTAGGGCTACTCACAGCTTGCTCGGGGGGAGCTTCAGCAACGAGTGATTCCCTCTCCTATGAGCAAATTAAGGGTAGTGGTTTAGCCAACCTCTGTCCACAAGTCGCCGATAGTCGGCGCGATGCGATCGCAATTACCCCCAATCAGTCCTACACCATCAGAGCAATGTGTTTGCAACCAACCGCTTTCCTGGTTAAGCCAGAACCCCTAGTAAAGGGAAAGGAGACTAAATTTGTGCAAACCAAACCCTTAACCCGAGCTAGCTACACGATTGACCAAGTCAGCGGTACCTTGACAGCTGATAAGGATGGCCGCCTTAAAATGGTTGAGCAAAGCGGTTTTGACTTCCAGCCGGTTACTGTGCAGCTTCCTGATGGCGAACGGGTCCCCCTACTGTTTTCTATTAAAGGACTGGTAGCGCAGTCCCCAAGTGAGGAAATTAACCCCTCTACCAACTTTACAGGGGCCTTTGATGTGCCTGCTTATCGTACAGCAGGTTTTTTAGATCCCAAAGGACGGGGAGTCAGCCTTGGCTATGATTCAGCTGTGGGATTGCCCCCTCAGGCAGATGCTGATGAGTTTCGTAAACAGAATCAGAAAGTCTTTGACGTGGCAAAAGGAGACCTGAGCTTACAAGTCAAGCAAGTGGATGCAGGCACCGGGGAAATTTCCGGCGTATTTGAAAGTATTCAGCCATCTGACTCAGATTTTGGATCTAGAGAACCATTAGACGTGAAAATCCAGGGAGTCTTTTACGCTCGCCTGGAACCAGAAGCCACCTAA
- a CDS encoding globin family protein: MSIITQSIANADREARYLSRGELNTLHRYFERGAQRLRIAAIVTANIDTIVEKGSEKFWQRCQITPSNSGNLTFRSSCMRDQGWYLRLITYAVVVGDIDPLQASGIKGAKAMYTSLEIPLRNLVVCMDCLKEVTLDLLNPEDQEEVSPYFDYLIQGLTP, from the coding sequence ATGAGTATCATTACGCAATCTATCGCTAACGCTGATCGGGAGGCTCGTTATCTTAGTCGGGGTGAACTCAATACCCTACACCGTTATTTTGAGCGGGGAGCGCAGCGGTTGAGAATTGCCGCGATTGTCACTGCCAATATTGACACCATTGTTGAGAAAGGGAGTGAGAAATTCTGGCAGCGCTGTCAGATTACTCCTAGCAACAGCGGTAATCTTACGTTTCGATCCTCCTGTATGCGCGATCAAGGCTGGTATCTGCGGCTGATTACGTATGCCGTAGTGGTAGGTGATATTGATCCCCTCCAAGCCAGTGGAATTAAAGGGGCTAAAGCCATGTACACCTCGTTAGAAATTCCGCTTAGGAATCTAGTCGTGTGCATGGACTGTCTGAAAGAGGTCACCCTCGACCTACTCAATCCTGAAGATCAAGAAGAAGTTAGCCCCTATTTCGATTACCTCATTCAAGGTCTAACTCCGTAA
- the psbD gene encoding photosystem II D2 protein (photosystem q(a) protein), which yields MTTTIGGLKTTQNWVSVLDDWLKRDRFVFIGWSGLLLFPCAYLSIGAWFTGTTFVTSWYTHGLVSSYLEGCNFLTVAVSSPAESMGHSLLLLWGPEANWDFVRWCQIGGLWNFTAFHGVLGLMGFMLRQIEIARLVGVRPYNAIAFSAPIAVYVSVFLIYPLGQSNWFFAPSFGVAGIFRFLLFFQGFHNYTLNPFHMMGVTGVLGAALLCAIHGATVQNTLFRDTESKNTFKGFSTTQAEETYSMVTANRFWSQIFGIAFSNKRWLHFFMLFVPVTGLWMSAIGMIGLSFNLRAYDFVSQEIRAAEDPEFETFYTKNILLNEGLRAWMAELDQPAKKFVFPEEVLPRGFGE from the coding sequence ATGACTACTACGATCGGAGGGTTAAAGACAACCCAAAACTGGGTTTCAGTCCTTGATGACTGGCTCAAACGCGATCGATTTGTATTTATTGGATGGTCAGGGCTTTTGTTGTTTCCCTGTGCCTATCTATCCATTGGAGCCTGGTTTACAGGCACCACTTTTGTGACGTCCTGGTATACCCATGGACTAGTGTCGTCTTATCTGGAAGGCTGCAACTTTCTAACTGTGGCCGTATCCAGTCCGGCTGAAAGTATGGGGCATTCCCTTCTACTCTTGTGGGGACCTGAGGCCAATTGGGATTTTGTTCGCTGGTGTCAAATTGGTGGACTTTGGAATTTCACTGCCTTCCATGGCGTACTCGGGTTGATGGGCTTCATGCTCCGACAAATTGAGATTGCTCGACTGGTTGGCGTACGGCCTTATAATGCGATCGCATTTTCGGCTCCGATTGCGGTCTACGTTTCAGTCTTTCTCATCTATCCTCTAGGGCAGTCGAACTGGTTCTTTGCGCCTAGTTTCGGCGTGGCTGGTATCTTCCGATTCCTCTTGTTTTTCCAAGGTTTTCACAACTATACTCTTAATCCCTTCCACATGATGGGAGTTACTGGGGTTTTGGGAGCCGCCTTGCTCTGTGCTATCCATGGAGCGACGGTGCAGAATACCCTATTTAGAGACACCGAGAGTAAGAATACCTTCAAGGGGTTCTCTACCACTCAAGCCGAAGAAACCTACTCTATGGTGACGGCTAATCGGTTCTGGTCTCAAATTTTTGGCATAGCCTTTTCGAATAAGCGGTGGTTGCACTTCTTCATGCTGTTTGTCCCTGTGACGGGCTTATGGATGAGTGCCATTGGCATGATTGGTTTGTCCTTCAATCTAAGGGCCTATGACTTCGTCAGTCAGGAGATCCGTGCTGCCGAAGATCCAGAGTTCGAAACCTTTTACACCAAGAACATCTTGCTGAATGAAGGGTTGCGTGCCTGGATGGCAGAACTTGATCAGCCGGCGAAGAAGTTTGTCTTCCCGGAAGAGGTGCTTCCTAGAGGTTTTGGAGAATAA
- a CDS encoding phycobilisome rod-core linker polypeptide produces the protein MIDRTNGGSPPAHPQVFHTVPTAVIAEAEQRDRYPQQSELRELSAFFSSGQKRLEIAAALAQNADRIVAAGANRIFTGGSPMAYLERATDPIGLPGSGYYIGEDFLSAKARSKANLAQEPRSIDPTSGLMDWFKSLFAQGRPNAPSRFRTIDISKYGVVRMKRSMRDLDWFLRYTTYAIVAGDTNILSVNVRGLRGVIPEDVTLATVVALQEMQWKAAQYVDAEAKALVKRYFEVLITEYLVEKPNPRLRFGASKLHPGQPLPQSYYDSALPTPRLVIKPGLSETEKQEAIRAAYRQVFERDVTQIYGVALYDLESQVKNGQLSMKEFVRQLGCSRLYRREFYEPFTISRVIELACRHFLGRGLSCLEEFQTYFEVISEGGLPALVNALVDSQEYADYFGEETVPYLRKLGLEAQECRNWGPQLSLFRYSTPVRKVPQFVTTFAGQQRPLPNQHPYGVGNDPLEIQFGAIFPQETRHPKTQPAHFSTTSRRILIDSGLHNGRNGDRNGNTHWGRVPGTFGHPLLKLEPTHQPRRGNNAQGPYLDVARHSIEAVILGTYRQVFGRDVFDGQRQMVAETKLKGGEITLREFVRQLAKSRPFRRLYWENLYITKAIEYIHRRLLGRPTYSREELNRYYDLVAKQGFYGLVDALIDSPEYIEEFGEDTVPYERYLTPRGYAMRSPQGPLAWWKLRDNPDIAGDWMAAHTPRQPVKIRSTVDSVVASAPSARSAQIAMATATSQQPREMAQPASDQSTRTNQGAGSEQSPIVAGSSAPMSGSNAERPSASANDQKLPSSGTNPS, from the coding sequence ATGATTGATCGGACCAACGGGGGCAGTCCTCCTGCCCATCCTCAAGTCTTTCATACGGTCCCTACGGCTGTGATTGCTGAGGCCGAACAGCGTGATCGTTATCCTCAGCAAAGTGAACTCCGAGAGCTATCGGCCTTTTTTAGCTCGGGGCAAAAGCGGTTAGAAATCGCTGCTGCATTGGCCCAAAATGCCGATAGAATCGTAGCCGCTGGGGCCAATCGTATCTTTACCGGTGGTTCTCCCATGGCCTATCTCGAGAGGGCAACCGATCCTATCGGTTTGCCTGGCTCAGGCTACTACATTGGGGAAGACTTTCTATCGGCAAAGGCGCGTAGCAAAGCCAATCTAGCTCAGGAACCTCGCTCTATTGATCCGACCAGCGGATTAATGGACTGGTTCAAATCGTTATTCGCCCAGGGACGCCCCAATGCTCCCAGCCGCTTTCGGACCATCGATATCTCAAAATATGGCGTCGTGCGCATGAAGCGGTCAATGCGAGATCTTGACTGGTTTTTGCGCTACACCACTTATGCCATTGTGGCCGGCGACACCAATATCCTCAGTGTTAATGTACGGGGGCTACGGGGTGTCATTCCTGAAGATGTCACCCTAGCTACCGTGGTTGCCCTGCAAGAAATGCAGTGGAAAGCCGCTCAATACGTTGATGCCGAGGCTAAGGCATTGGTCAAGCGCTACTTTGAGGTGCTGATCACTGAGTATTTGGTAGAAAAGCCCAATCCTCGCCTGCGATTTGGTGCCTCGAAGCTGCATCCGGGGCAACCCTTACCCCAGAGTTACTATGACAGTGCGTTGCCGACTCCCCGGCTGGTTATCAAGCCGGGACTTTCGGAAACCGAAAAACAAGAGGCCATTCGTGCTGCCTATCGCCAGGTTTTTGAGCGGGATGTTACCCAGATCTATGGGGTCGCCCTGTATGATCTGGAATCCCAGGTGAAAAATGGCCAACTGTCTATGAAGGAGTTCGTTCGGCAGTTGGGATGCTCTCGGCTGTACCGGCGTGAATTTTATGAGCCTTTTACCATTAGCCGGGTCATTGAACTGGCTTGTCGTCATTTCCTAGGACGTGGTCTGAGTTGTTTAGAGGAATTTCAGACCTACTTCGAAGTCATCTCCGAAGGTGGACTGCCGGCTCTGGTAAACGCTCTGGTAGATTCTCAGGAATACGCCGATTACTTTGGGGAAGAAACGGTTCCCTACTTAAGGAAGCTGGGGTTAGAAGCACAGGAATGCCGAAATTGGGGGCCACAACTAAGCCTGTTTAGATACAGTACTCCAGTCCGTAAGGTACCGCAGTTTGTGACGACCTTTGCGGGGCAGCAGCGGCCATTACCCAATCAGCATCCCTATGGTGTGGGCAATGACCCCTTAGAAATTCAATTTGGGGCAATTTTCCCTCAAGAGACTCGCCATCCAAAAACCCAGCCCGCTCATTTTAGTACCACGAGCCGTCGGATTCTAATTGACAGCGGATTACACAATGGCCGTAATGGCGACAGGAATGGAAATACCCATTGGGGCCGCGTTCCAGGCACCTTTGGGCATCCCCTGCTGAAACTGGAACCCACTCACCAGCCGCGGCGGGGCAATAATGCCCAAGGTCCTTACCTTGACGTTGCCCGCCATTCCATCGAAGCCGTCATTCTAGGTACCTATCGTCAGGTCTTCGGTCGGGATGTCTTCGATGGCCAGCGCCAGATGGTAGCTGAGACCAAACTCAAGGGAGGGGAAATTACCCTGCGGGAGTTTGTGCGTCAGCTGGCTAAATCTCGTCCGTTCCGTCGGCTGTATTGGGAAAACCTCTATATCACCAAGGCCATCGAATATATCCATCGTCGCTTGCTGGGACGTCCTACCTACAGCCGCGAAGAACTCAATCGCTATTACGATCTAGTGGCCAAACAGGGATTTTATGGCTTGGTGGATGCGTTGATCGATAGCCCTGAATACATCGAAGAGTTTGGTGAAGATACCGTTCCGTATGAGCGTTATCTGACACCGCGAGGGTATGCGATGCGATCGCCCCAAGGACCTTTGGCCTGGTGGAAACTCCGTGATAACCCCGATATTGCCGGTGACTGGATGGCTGCCCACACACCCCGTCAACCCGTCAAGATTCGGTCTACTGTCGATAGTGTGGTTGCTTCTGCCCCATCAGCACGATCGGCTCAAATAGCGATGGCCACAGCCACTAGCCAACAACCAAGGGAAATGGCTCAACCAGCATCTGATCAATCTACGAGGACCAATCAAGGGGCAGGGTCTGAGCAGTCACCAATTGTGGCTGGAAGCAGTGCTCCTATGAGCGGCTCTAATGCTGAGAGACCCTCTGCTTCAGCTAATGATCAGAAGCTACCCTCTTCGGGAACCAATCCATCATGA
- a CDS encoding globin family protein — MSLIKQVIDNSDEELRYPTPGELRVIRDFCKSGSDRIQIARNLQAKATDIVERGTRQFWKICPRTPSNSGDRRKTATAKRDMSWYIRLISYCLLAGNDQPLREIGLTGMKELYTNLGIPLTNIVQYLNCLKAEAMKQLDQADADEVIPYFDELIQEIALPGPPYFMNDGPGESIPV; from the coding sequence ATGAGTTTGATTAAGCAGGTTATTGACAATTCTGATGAAGAGTTACGGTATCCTACACCTGGGGAGTTGCGGGTTATCCGAGACTTTTGTAAATCTGGTTCAGACCGGATCCAAATAGCTAGAAATCTGCAAGCAAAGGCAACTGATATTGTTGAGCGGGGAACTCGACAATTTTGGAAGATTTGCCCTAGGACTCCGAGTAACTCTGGTGATCGACGTAAGACTGCAACTGCCAAACGAGATATGAGTTGGTATATCCGTTTGATTAGCTACTGTCTATTGGCGGGTAATGATCAACCCCTGCGAGAGATTGGTCTAACTGGGATGAAGGAACTATATACCAATCTTGGCATTCCCTTAACCAATATTGTGCAATATTTGAACTGCTTGAAGGCAGAAGCCATGAAGCAGTTAGATCAAGCCGATGCTGATGAAGTCATTCCCTACTTTGATGAGCTCATTCAAGAAATCGCTCTTCCAGGACCTCCCTATTTTATGAACGATGGTCCTGGTGAAAGCATTCCAGTGTAG